In Vicinamibacteria bacterium, a single genomic region encodes these proteins:
- a CDS encoding amino acid permease — protein sequence MTNALFRTKGVADIQATLDEAEGVHGLKRTLSAFDLVMLGIGAVIGAGIFSAIGTAAVGETAADGTVTRLGAGPALVLSFVLLGAVCALAGLCYAELTALIPIAGSAYTYAYATLGELVAWIIGWDLILEYAVGNVAVAIAWSNYFTSFLRVFGIEFPFWLSHSYRNVLFSFPDRMGELPLLFGHRLGLNIPGMVIVGFITWLLVIGIKESARANNAMVILKLGVLALFVGVGALYIEPRNWTPFAPNGWAGIHQGAAIVFFAYIGFDAISTAAEETKNPQRNMPIGILGSLAVCTVIYVVVGLVATGLVPYQQLKGSDPLAKAFEVAGLHWGQAIISLGAIISMTAVLLVFQLGQPRIFFSMSRDGLLPVAFRAVHPRYRTPHVTTIITGVAVAVGCTLLDDAETYDLTNIGTLFAFLIVCLGVLALRVKDPGRPRPFRAPLIWFVAPAGAASCLYIMLGLPSAAWVRFGVWMLIGGALYVAYGRRHSRLAANPATANAPKAG from the coding sequence ATGACGAACGCCCTCTTCCGGACCAAGGGCGTGGCCGATATTCAGGCCACGCTCGACGAGGCGGAGGGAGTTCACGGCCTCAAGCGCACCCTTTCCGCCTTCGACCTCGTGATGCTGGGCATCGGGGCCGTCATCGGGGCGGGTATCTTCTCGGCCATCGGCACCGCCGCGGTGGGGGAGACGGCAGCGGACGGCACGGTCACGCGGCTGGGCGCGGGCCCCGCCCTCGTGCTCTCTTTCGTTCTCCTGGGCGCGGTCTGCGCTCTCGCCGGCCTCTGCTACGCCGAGCTGACCGCCCTCATTCCCATCGCGGGAAGCGCCTACACCTATGCCTACGCCACCCTGGGGGAGCTGGTGGCCTGGATCATCGGCTGGGACCTCATCCTGGAGTACGCGGTAGGGAACGTGGCCGTGGCCATCGCCTGGTCCAACTACTTCACCTCCTTCTTGCGTGTCTTCGGCATCGAATTCCCCTTCTGGCTCTCCCACAGCTACCGCAACGTGCTCTTCTCATTCCCGGACCGGATGGGGGAGCTTCCCTTGCTCTTCGGCCACCGCCTCGGGCTCAACATCCCCGGCATGGTGATCGTGGGCTTCATCACCTGGCTGCTCGTGATCGGCATCAAGGAGAGCGCGCGCGCCAACAACGCGATGGTAATCCTGAAACTCGGGGTCTTGGCCCTCTTCGTGGGCGTGGGCGCCCTCTACATCGAGCCGCGCAACTGGACGCCCTTCGCACCCAACGGCTGGGCCGGAATCCACCAGGGCGCGGCCATCGTCTTCTTCGCATACATCGGCTTCGATGCCATCTCCACGGCGGCCGAGGAGACAAAGAACCCCCAGCGCAACATGCCCATCGGGATCCTTGGCTCGCTGGCCGTGTGCACGGTCATCTACGTCGTGGTGGGGCTGGTCGCGACCGGACTTGTGCCCTACCAGCAGCTCAAGGGATCGGATCCGCTGGCCAAGGCCTTCGAGGTGGCCGGCCTCCACTGGGGCCAGGCCATCATCTCCCTGGGCGCGATCATCTCCATGACCGCGGTGCTGCTCGTGTTCCAGCTCGGGCAGCCGAGGATCTTCTTCTCCATGAGCCGAGACGGGCTGCTCCCCGTCGCGTTTCGGGCCGTGCACCCGCGCTACCGCACGCCCCACGTGACCACCATCATCACGGGGGTGGCCGTGGCCGTGGGCTGCACCCTCCTGGACGACGCGGAGACCTACGATCTCACCAACATCGGCACCCTCTTCGCCTTCCTTATCGTCTGCCTGGGCGTGCTCGCCCTGCGCGTGAAGGATCCCGGGCGGCCCCGCCCCTTCCGGGCCCCCCTCATTTGGTTCGTGGCTCCCGCGGGTGCCGCCTCCTGCCTTTACATCATGCTGGGCTTGCCCTCGGCGGCCTGGGTGCGCTTCGGCGTCTGGATGCTCATTGGGGGCGCCCTCTACGTCGCGTACGGAAGGCGCCACAGCCGGCTCGCCGCCAATCCCGCAACCGCCAACGCCCCCAAGGCGGGCTGA